The genomic stretch CGGTCGAATGCAGCACCGGATTTTTCGTCAGATGCGCGACCGCGTGCCTGATGTCCTCGAGCAGCATCGCGGTCATGTCGCGAGTCACGCCGCGCCGGATCAATACGCGCTGCACGATGGTGTCCTCGCGGCCGGCAGGCAACTCGTACGAGGCGATCTGCCAACCGCGCATGCGCACCTGATCGGACAGATCGAATAGCGTGAAGCCTGCTGTTTCTGGACGCTTCAGCTTGTAGCAAACAGCCGGTAACGCGCCGCGCCCGTCGTAGATCATCTCCAGTGCGTCGATCTTCGCCAGACCGTCCGCCAAAGCTTGCGCGGTGTCGGCGCATTCCTGCTGGATATGTCGATAGCCTTCACGGCCCAGGCGCAGCAGCATGTAGTACTGCGCGATGATCTGTCCCGCCGGTCGCGAGAAATTCAGTGCAAACGTCGGCATGTCGCCCCCGAGATAATCGACCCGGAAGATCAGTTCGTCTGGCAGTTCCTGAGTGCTGCGCCAGACGACCCAGCCGACCCCGAGCGGCGCGAGCCCGTATTTATGGCCCGACGCATTGATCGATTTGACGCGCGGCACGCTGAAGTCCCATTCGAGGTCCGGCTGAATGAACGGTGCGACGAAGCCGCCGCTGGCGGCATCGACGTGAATCGGGATATCGAGTCCGACATTGGCTTGCAAGGCGTCGAGCGCCCCCGCCAGCGCCTTCACCGGTTCATAGACGCAGGTGAACGTGATACCAAGCGTGGCAACGACGCCGATCGTGTTCTCGTCGCAATACTGGGCCAGATCTTCCGGCCGCAGTCCGGTCGCGTCGCCGCTGAGTGGCACCTGACGCATCTCGACGTCGAAGTACCGGGCGAATTTCGCCCAGCACACCTGCACCGGTCCGCAGACGAAGTTCGGCTTGTCGGTCGGCTTGCCTTGCGCTTGCCTGCGCTTTTTCCACTGCCACTTGAGCGCGAGACCACCGAGCATGCAGGCCTCGCTCGAACCCGTCGTCGAGCAACCGGTGGTCTTCCACGACTTCGTGGCATGCCACAGATCGGCGAGCATATGCACGCAGCGCATTTCGATCTCGGCGGTTTGCGGATATTCGTCCTTGTCGATCATGTTCTTGTCGATCGACAGATCCATCAGGCGCCGAACTTCGTCGTCGGCGTAAGTGGTGCAAAACGTCGCGACGTTCTGCCGTGAGTTGCCGTCCATGAATAATTCGTCGCGCACCAGATCGAATACGGCGCGGCGGTCGGACGATGTCTCCGGAATCCGGTACTTCGGGAGCGAAGACCCGGAGATTGTCGCGGCGTATTCGTCAGCGACGGCATCCGGCGTGGATGGCGGGGACTTGAGAAAGGTCATGGCGTGACACTCCTGACTTGAAATGAGCGCGGCAGGTGCGCGAAACGGACACCTGAGCGAATGGAACGGCGATGTGGGGCAGACGGAAAAGCTTCCATATCCACGGTGCGCGCAGGACCGGTCGAAGTCGGTACGGTGCCGTACCGCGCTGCGGGATCCCAGGCGATCTGTTCATTGCATTGCATTACATTGCTATTGAGCGCAAGGTAGTGCTATTCACTGCGCTGCTTCCGATCGTCTGTTACGCCGTCGATATCCGGGCCGAGCCCAGCGGAATAAACCGTTCGGCAAGGACATCGTCGACGGCAAGGTTCAGGCTGCGGCGCTCTGAGCGCACGCATTCCAATCCCGCGACGGCGCTCGCCGTCCGAACGAACTCTTCGAGGCCGACATGTATAAACGCATTCTGGTAGCGATCGACGGCAGCGAGACGTCTGAACATGCGTTCGACAGCGCGCTGCAACTCGCACGCGAAAATGACGCGCAGTTGCAGCCGCTCTATGTCGTCGACAACCCGTTGATGGCATACGACGCCTCCGGCTACGATCCGACGATCCTGCGTGACGCCTTCGTGGAAGAAGGCCAGCGCTTGCTGGCGGACGCACTGGCACGGATGAAACATGAAAACGTGGCCGGCACGCCGCGGATGGTGGACGTCGCGCCGATAGGCGAGGATATTTCAGAGCGCATCCGCATCACGGCCGACGAATTCAATGCGGACCTGCTGGTACTCGGCACGCACGGCCGGCGTGGCTTCAAGCGTCTGTTTCTCGGCAGCGTCGCCGAGCGCGTGGTGCGCAGTGCCTGCTGTCCAGTGTTGCTGGTGCCGAGCAGGCAGACGCAAACCACGCACGTAGAGTCAGCCAAACCGGGCCACGCCGACGTTGCCGCTGCAATGTATGAGATGCCGCGTTAGAGCGGCAACAGTACCGTCGCGGCAATCGGCTATGCCGCGATGATCACTTTCAGCGAGTGCGTGTCTGCAGCATGCTCGAAGGCCTCGTAGGCATCGAGAATCTGATCGAGCCTGAAGCGATGGGTAATCAGAAGCGTGGGGTCAAGCCTGCGGGAGCGCAACGTGTCCAGCAGCATAGGCGTGCTCACGGTATCGACCAGCCGCGTGGTGATCGTGATATTCCGGTTCCAAAGGTGTTCCAGATGCAGATCCACCTTCACGCCATGCACGCCGACGTTTGCAATCGTCCCGCCCGGCGCGATGATCGCCTCGCACAATTCGAAAGTGACAGGTATGCCGACCGCTTCGATGGCGGTATCGACGCCCCGCCCGGAGGTGAGTTTCATGATCGCCTTCGCCGCATTGCCATCCGCGTTGTTGATCACCGCGGTCGCACCGAAGCGCTTTGCGGTCTCTAGCCGGTTATCGTCCAGATCGACCATGATGATCTCGGCGGGAGAATAGAAACGGGCCGTGAGCAATGCCGCGAGTCCGATCGGCCCGCTGCCGACAATCGCCACGCTACTACCGGGCTGCACCTTCCCGTTGAGCACACCGCACTCGAAGCCAGTCGGCAGGATATCGCTCAGCATCACGAGCGCCTCTTCGTCGGTATCGTCGGGAATCCGGTAAAGACTGGTATCCGCGTGCGGAATCCGCACGAACTCGGCCTGCGTGCCATCGATCCTGTTGCCAAGAATCCAGCCGCCGCTAACGCAATGGGAATACATGAGTTTGCGGCAGTACATGCACTTTCCGCATGCGCTGATGCACGAAATCAGGACTCGTTCACCTGGCTTGAACGCCGTGACGCCTGCGCCGACCTGCTCGATTACGCCGGTACCTTCATGGCCGAGCACGCGGCCGGGCTGACAGGTCGCGACGTCGCCCTTGAGAATATGCAGATCTGTGCCGCAAATTGTCGTCTTGCTGATCTTGACGATGGCGTCGGTGGACGCCTCGATCTCTGGTTTGGGCCGTTCTTCAACAGACTTCTTGCCAGGGCCAAGATAAACGAGTGCTTTCATTGCCGGTAACTCCGGTTGCATCGGATCGACCCGTACGCAGGGACGCAAATTTGTTCCCTCTGGACAATCAGAGCGCCACAGCGTGCCGGCTAAGTACCCGTGGATCGCCGACCGGCAGAACCACCCGCCCGTGCACCTCGTTGATCACGTCGGCTGCGGACAGATAGAACGCAAGCGCCGCCGTGAGGAGCCCCATATAGCCGCCTGCCATCCGCACCAGACCTGAACCTGTCCACTCTCCTCCAGCCAGCAGGCCGAAGGTGATCCAGAGCGCCAGAAAAATGAACTGCAGCGCCCGAGGCGAGCGAAAGGTGGCCAGCCACATATAGAACGTAAAAACGCCCCAAAGGAACAGATACCAGCCGACGAATGCGGCCGGCACCTTGTCATGCAGAAAGAGTACGAATAGCGCAAACGACCACCAGAACGCGCCGTAACTCAGAAAGGCTGTCGCGCCGAAGGTATTGCCGCGCGGCAACTCCATGATGCCGGCGATGGCCTGCGCGGTCCCGCCGTAGGCGAGCGCACAGGCGAGCACGAGACCCATCGACTCGCCCGAAAACCAGCCGGCGTTGATCATGCTAAGCAGCCACGTCGTCAATGCAAAGCCGGCGAGACCCAGTGGCGCGGGGTTCGCTAGTGTGGTTCGGATCGGTGCGCTGGCCATGGCCTGCTCCTGAAGATAAAAAACGTTCCGGCAATTTCGCTGTCTTCGCGAACCATCACCCGAGCTGATCGAGAATCGCCGGATTTTCCAGCGTGGATACGTCCTGGGTAATTTCTTCGCCGGCGGCCAGCGAACGCAGCAAGCGGCGCATGATCTTGCCCGAGCGTGTTTTCGGCAGATTCTCGCCGAAGCGGATTTCTTTGGGCTTCGCGATCGGCCCGATCTCCTTGCCGACCCAATTGCGCAATTCGGTCGCGATTTTGATCGCCACGTCGCCGGTGGGCCGCTCGCCCTTCAACACCACGAACGCGACGACGACTTCGCCAGTCGTCTCGTCGGCACGGCCGACGACCGCGGCTTCCGCCACCAGCGGGTTCGCTACGAGTGCCGACTCGATCTCCATCGTGCCGAGCCGGTGGCCCGATACGTTGAGCACATCGTCGATGCGACCCGTAATCGTGAAGTAGCCGGTGTCCTCGTCACGCACCGCACCGTCGCCGGCGAGGTACAGCTTGCCGCCAAGCTCTTCAGGGAAGTAACTCTTCTTATAGCGCTCCGGATCGCCCCAGACGCCGCGCAGCATCGACGGCCATGGACGTTTGACGACGAGAATGCCGCCCTGCCCGTTCGGCACGTCCTGCCCGGTTTCATCGACGACCGCGGCCATAATGCCAGGCAGCGGCAGCGTGCACGATCCCGGCACCAAAGGTGTGGCGCCCGGCATCGGCGCGATCATGTGACCACCCGTTTCCGTTTGCCACCAGGTGTCGATGACAGGGCAATGGCTATGGCCGACGTGTTCGTAGAACCACGTCCACGCGGCCGGGTTGATCGGCTCGCCGACTGTGCCGAGCAGACGCAACGTCGACAGGTCGTAACGGTCCGGATGAACTTTGGGATCGGATTCGGCAAGCTTGATGAGCGAACGGATCGCGGTCGGCGCGGTATAAAACACCGTCACGCGGTGTTTCGCGATCATCTCCCAGAAGCGGCCGGCATTCGGATAGGTCGGCACGCCTTCGAACACGACCTGAGTCGCGCCGATCGCTGTCGGACCGTACGCGATATAGCTGTGGCCGGTAATCCAGCCGATGTCGGCGGTACACCAGAAAACGTCGCTGCGCTTCGCGTCGAAAGTCCACTTCATGGTCTGCGCTGCCCACATCAGGAAGCCGCCCGTGCTGTGCTGCACACCCTTCGGCACACCTGTCGAACCGGACGTATAGAGAATGAAGAGCGGATGTTCAGCGCCAACCCATTCCGGCTCGCACGTGTCTGCTGCGGCTTGCGTGAGCTCGTGCATCCACAGGTCGCGTCCTTCGTGCCACGCGACCTTGCCGCCCGTGCGCCGATAGACGATGACGCTTTTCACCGCTTCACAGCCGCCCATCGCGAGGGCTTCGTCCGCGATGCTCTTCAACGGAAGCGCTTTGCCGCCACGCATCTGTTCATCGCAGGTGACCAACGCGATCGCGCCCACGTTGACAACCCGCTCATTGAGCGACTTCGAGGAGAAGCCGCCAAACACGACGGAATGCGTTGCGCCAATCCGCGCGCAGGCCTGCATCGCCACAATGCCCTCGATCGACATCGGCATGTAGATCACCACGCGGTCGCCCTTCTTCACGCCACGGGTTCGCAATGCGTTAGCAAACCGGCTCACGCGCTCGAGCATCTGACGGTATGTGACGTGCGTGACGGTGCCGTCGTCGGCCTCGAAAATCACGGCAACATGGTCACCGTTGCCGGCTTCGACGTGGCGATCGAGGCAGTTGTAGGACGCATTGAGGGTGCCGTCGTTGAACCATTCATAGAACGGCGCGCGAGATTCGTCGAGAACCGAAGAGAACGGCGTTTTCCAATGCAGAATCTCTCGCGCGCGCCGCGCCCAGAATCCCGCGTAATCGCGTTCAGCCTCGGCGACCAACGCGCGGTAGGCATCCATGCCGGAGATCGCGGCATAAGCCGCCACGCTGGCGTGAGGAAGGAAGGCTTGCGGCTCCTCCAGAATCGAATCGCTGGTTGACATTTTATGTCCCTTGCACGCTTTCATGCGTGCTTGATGGTGCTTCCCGGTTAGTCGCCACGCCACCGCAACGCGGCGCGCGGGCGTGAAAAGAGCAACTTGAACACGCACATGACTGTCCGGAAATCGGATATTGTGCGCAGCGCGATTACCGCGAGCCCCGCTGCGCCGGGCGTGACAAACCGACCCGCATGCCCAGATCGTTCTCGCGGCGCCGGCGCCAGGCGCAATGGGGATGGCACGCAATTCGGTCAGGGACGCCCTGTCACACGAAACTGTTTCGATCGCTGTGATTGAGAAACACGAGGGCTTGTTTTGACGGTGCGCGCGCAGTGGCCGGAAGTCGGTACGGTGGCGTACCGGCGCGAGAAATCCGCGTCTGCTCGTTGTTTCATCGGCTTTTGACCACGGCTACGCGGCCCTCGGGAAATTCTCGCGCCGCACAGGCATTCGGGACTGGCCCGGTACGACACCGTACTGAAACAGGTTTCGCCACCTCCGCGCACCGTGGTAGCGCGCCGTATAATGGGGTAAGAGCCGCCCGGCTCGCCTCACCTTGAGGTCGTGCCGCAGAGGCACGACAACACCGTTCAGCCAGCTTCACGTCGCACCTCAGTTGAAGTCTGGCCTCAACAGTCGATTTTTCAGCGTAATTGTTTGAAGACGACGCCGTTTTTCAACAGAATGTCGAGGAGTGGCGATGTCAAAATCGCATCATCCCAAAGAGAATCACCTGCTATCGGTCCTGCCGGAAGCGGAGTGGAAGCGCATCGAGCCGCATCTCGTGCCGGTCGATATGCCGCTGGGAGAGGTCGTCTACGAATCCGGCGACCGCCTCGATCATGTCTATTTCCCCACTACCGCCATCATCTCGCTGCTGTACGTCATGGAAGATGGCGCGTCCGCCGAGATAGCGATTGTCGGTAACGAAGGGCTCGTCGGTATCGCCCTCTTTATGGGTGGAGAAACCACGCCCAGCCGCGCCGTCGTGCAAAGCGCAGGGCACGCCTACCGGCTGGACGCGCGTATCCTGAAGGAGGAGTTTCATCGTGCCGGTCCCGTTCAGCGGCTGCTGCTTCGCTACACCCAGGCGCTGATCACCCAGATGGCACAAACCGCCGTCTGCAACCGGCACCACTCGATCGATCAACAGTTGTGCCGCTGGCTGCTCCTAAGCATTGATAGATTGCCGTCCAACCAGTTGAAGATGACTCAGGAACTGATTGCCAATATGCTCGGCGTGCGCCGCCCCGGCGTGACCGAGGCGGCCACGAAGCTGCAGGACGCAGGGTTGATCCGCTATAGCTATGGTCATATCGAGGTACTGGATAGGCCCGGGCTGGAAAAGCGTGTCTGCGAATGCTACGGCGTAGTCAGAAGGGAATTCGACCGGCTGTTGCCCGATCTGCGTGCAATCTAGAGTGGGTTCGCCGCGTCGTCTCCCAGGTGGAAAACGCGCGTTCAGTGAATGTGGCTTCCGAAAAGCCCCAGCAGTCCGATCACAATCAGATAGATTGCCACGATGTAGTTCAACAGACGTGGCACCACAAGAATCAGGATGCCGGCGATCAACGAAACTAGTGGACCTGCACTCGTGAGCATATGCATGATTTTCCCTCCTCGCTCACTCGCACGCGGCACGCGCCGTATGCGAGCTTCGACCCACCCACGTTACAGGGTTTTGAGCCGGCTGACCTTCGTGCCGTCGAGCGTCGCGCCTGCCATTAGCCCACTGTTGGTCAGCACGAACGCGTCCACCTGACCAGTTGCCGTACCCGTATCGACGTTGCCGTTCGCTCCGATCTTCAGCAATGCCACCGACGCATCACCGCCCGCCGACCAGCCATCGCTGTTACGGAATTTCGCCAACGATTCTTCCGTCATGAACAGAAAGACGATCGCCTTCGACTGCGCGCCGGCTTGCCAGCCGATCGAACCCGTTGCTGTGCTGTAGTACCCGACGGTACGCCCGCCGACCCGCAGCGAGCCCTCGCCATACTGGCCGCCTATGACGAAGCCGGCATCGATGACCGACGGGAACACCAGCACCCCGCGGGCCTTCGCAACCAGTTCGCGCGATCCATTTGCGGCGTTGTAGAGACGCCCCAAGGTCGAGTCCACACCCGCGTCGATGCTGCGACGCTTGCCCATCTGTGTGCTGCTGGCGTCGGACGGACTCGTCGTCGTGCAACCCGATACCGCAAGCCCGATCACGAGGATCGAACCGGGTGTCGTGAATAGAAATTTTCTTCGTAGCATCATGGCCTCCACTTCTGCTGATAGTGACGCTGACACTACGCTCGATCGACTCCGGAAGCGGTACGTCAGCGTACAAACTGCCACCACGGCAGGCAAAGCAAGCCGTTCGAGAAAGAAGCCAGTGAAGTTCGAAAAACGTTGGCCCACTTTCTATGGAACCGCAAGTACTTCGTGCATCTTGAGCGCCTCGTCATACCAATCACGAGAGATCGACGTCAGGATGTGCGCCGCCGCCGGACATGTCGGTACGATCCTGTACCAGACTCCGCCGCGTCCGGGCGATGTCGTGCCTCTACGGGCAGCGTCTCACTACCTTGCATGCAAACGTCCGCCATCGGACAGACGTCGATCTGGAATGGTGGCATTACTGAATTATTCGATCGAATTCGCTCTTGTCTATGCACCGCAAGCGGCACCGGGAATCAGCTTGTTCCTCCCGCTCCAGTTTCAATGGAAAAGTATCCGGCTCGCAACCGCTGCCGGCAACACGAACGTTTCGCAGGAGGACACCATGATGCGACTCATCGTTCTGTTTATGATCGCCGGTACCGCTCTTCTCGCGGGCTGCAACACTGTTGCGGGCGCGGGCCAGGACATATCAAAAGGCGGTCAGGCCATCCACAACACCGCTGAGGACGCCAAGTAAACGGCGCCTGCTATCGGTGTTGCGGATGTTCAAGAAAAAATTGCACCCAAAGGGGAATGGAGATGAAGAACCAAACACGTGCATGGATGCTGATTGCGCT from Paraburkholderia phytofirmans OLGA172 encodes the following:
- a CDS encoding glutamate decarboxylase; this encodes MTFLKSPPSTPDAVADEYAATISGSSLPKYRIPETSSDRRAVFDLVRDELFMDGNSRQNVATFCTTYADDEVRRLMDLSIDKNMIDKDEYPQTAEIEMRCVHMLADLWHATKSWKTTGCSTTGSSEACMLGGLALKWQWKKRRQAQGKPTDKPNFVCGPVQVCWAKFARYFDVEMRQVPLSGDATGLRPEDLAQYCDENTIGVVATLGITFTCVYEPVKALAGALDALQANVGLDIPIHVDAASGGFVAPFIQPDLEWDFSVPRVKSINASGHKYGLAPLGVGWVVWRSTQELPDELIFRVDYLGGDMPTFALNFSRPAGQIIAQYYMLLRLGREGYRHIQQECADTAQALADGLAKIDALEMIYDGRGALPAVCYKLKRPETAGFTLFDLSDQVRMRGWQIASYELPAGREDTIVQRVLIRRGVTRDMTAMLLEDIRHAVAHLTKNPVLHSTAGPTFHHD
- a CDS encoding universal stress protein, coding for MYKRILVAIDGSETSEHAFDSALQLARENDAQLQPLYVVDNPLMAYDASGYDPTILRDAFVEEGQRLLADALARMKHENVAGTPRMVDVAPIGEDISERIRITADEFNADLLVLGTHGRRGFKRLFLGSVAERVVRSACCPVLLVPSRQTQTTHVESAKPGHADVAAAMYEMPR
- a CDS encoding zinc-dependent alcohol dehydrogenase family protein — protein: MKALVYLGPGKKSVEERPKPEIEASTDAIVKISKTTICGTDLHILKGDVATCQPGRVLGHEGTGVIEQVGAGVTAFKPGERVLISCISACGKCMYCRKLMYSHCVSGGWILGNRIDGTQAEFVRIPHADTSLYRIPDDTDEEALVMLSDILPTGFECGVLNGKVQPGSSVAIVGSGPIGLAALLTARFYSPAEIIMVDLDDNRLETAKRFGATAVINNADGNAAKAIMKLTSGRGVDTAIEAVGIPVTFELCEAIIAPGGTIANVGVHGVKVDLHLEHLWNRNITITTRLVDTVSTPMLLDTLRSRRLDPTLLITHRFRLDQILDAYEAFEHAADTHSLKVIIAA
- a CDS encoding acetate uptake transporter — protein: MASAPIRTTLANPAPLGLAGFALTTWLLSMINAGWFSGESMGLVLACALAYGGTAQAIAGIMELPRGNTFGATAFLSYGAFWWSFALFVLFLHDKVPAAFVGWYLFLWGVFTFYMWLATFRSPRALQFIFLALWITFGLLAGGEWTGSGLVRMAGGYMGLLTAALAFYLSAADVINEVHGRVVLPVGDPRVLSRHAVAL
- the acs gene encoding acetate--CoA ligase, which produces MSTSDSILEEPQAFLPHASVAAYAAISGMDAYRALVAEAERDYAGFWARRAREILHWKTPFSSVLDESRAPFYEWFNDGTLNASYNCLDRHVEAGNGDHVAVIFEADDGTVTHVTYRQMLERVSRFANALRTRGVKKGDRVVIYMPMSIEGIVAMQACARIGATHSVVFGGFSSKSLNERVVNVGAIALVTCDEQMRGGKALPLKSIADEALAMGGCEAVKSVIVYRRTGGKVAWHEGRDLWMHELTQAAADTCEPEWVGAEHPLFILYTSGSTGVPKGVQHSTGGFLMWAAQTMKWTFDAKRSDVFWCTADIGWITGHSYIAYGPTAIGATQVVFEGVPTYPNAGRFWEMIAKHRVTVFYTAPTAIRSLIKLAESDPKVHPDRYDLSTLRLLGTVGEPINPAAWTWFYEHVGHSHCPVIDTWWQTETGGHMIAPMPGATPLVPGSCTLPLPGIMAAVVDETGQDVPNGQGGILVVKRPWPSMLRGVWGDPERYKKSYFPEELGGKLYLAGDGAVRDEDTGYFTITGRIDDVLNVSGHRLGTMEIESALVANPLVAEAAVVGRADETTGEVVVAFVVLKGERPTGDVAIKIATELRNWVGKEIGPIAKPKEIRFGENLPKTRSGKIMRRLLRSLAAGEEITQDVSTLENPAILDQLG
- a CDS encoding Crp/Fnr family transcriptional regulator, which produces MSKSHHPKENHLLSVLPEAEWKRIEPHLVPVDMPLGEVVYESGDRLDHVYFPTTAIISLLYVMEDGASAEIAIVGNEGLVGIALFMGGETTPSRAVVQSAGHAYRLDARILKEEFHRAGPVQRLLLRYTQALITQMAQTAVCNRHHSIDQQLCRWLLLSIDRLPSNQLKMTQELIANMLGVRRPGVTEAATKLQDAGLIRYSYGHIEVLDRPGLEKRVCECYGVVRREFDRLLPDLRAI
- a CDS encoding DUF3096 domain-containing protein gives rise to the protein MHMLTSAGPLVSLIAGILILVVPRLLNYIVAIYLIVIGLLGLFGSHIH
- a CDS encoding YSC84-related protein, with translation MLRRKFLFTTPGSILVIGLAVSGCTTTSPSDASSTQMGKRRSIDAGVDSTLGRLYNAANGSRELVAKARGVLVFPSVIDAGFVIGGQYGEGSLRVGGRTVGYYSTATGSIGWQAGAQSKAIVFLFMTEESLAKFRNSDGWSAGGDASVALLKIGANGNVDTGTATGQVDAFVLTNSGLMAGATLDGTKVSRLKTL
- a CDS encoding entericidin A/B family lipoprotein is translated as MRLIVLFMIAGTALLAGCNTVAGAGQDISKGGQAIHNTAEDAK